Proteins encoded by one window of Desulfovibrio ferrophilus:
- a CDS encoding flagellin, whose product MSLVINNNLMAANASRNLSQSYSALGTSIRRLSSGLRVGIAADDAAGLAVRELMRSDIAALGQGVRNANDAISMIQTADGALQVIDEKLIRMKELAEQASTGTYNSDQRLIIDSEYQAMASEITRIANATDFNGIYLLNGNLSGSTHTGSGLVSSGKLKVHFGTGNDSAEDYYYVQINTSTASAMGVGNQAASTSAGFTISTQSAAQNALDGIKNAIVSKDKIRAALGGIQNRLENTISNLQIQAENLQAAESRISDVDVSLEMTEFVRNQIMSQSAVAMLAQANSLPRMAMSLLGG is encoded by the coding sequence ATGTCGCTCGTAATTAATAACAACTTGATGGCCGCTAATGCGTCCCGCAACCTGAGCCAGTCGTACAGTGCTCTGGGAACATCAATCCGCCGCCTGTCATCTGGCCTGCGCGTCGGTATCGCCGCTGACGACGCGGCCGGACTGGCCGTTCGAGAGCTGATGCGCTCGGACATCGCCGCTCTTGGACAGGGCGTGCGTAACGCCAACGATGCGATTTCGATGATCCAGACCGCCGACGGTGCGCTCCAGGTTATCGATGAAAAACTCATCCGTATGAAGGAACTGGCCGAACAGGCTTCTACGGGTACCTACAACTCCGACCAGCGTCTGATCATCGACTCCGAGTATCAGGCCATGGCTTCGGAAATCACTCGAATCGCCAATGCCACGGACTTCAACGGTATCTATCTGTTGAACGGTAACCTTTCCGGTTCGACTCATACTGGATCGGGGCTTGTGAGCTCTGGCAAGCTGAAGGTTCACTTCGGTACCGGCAATGACAGCGCCGAGGACTATTACTACGTCCAGATCAACACCTCCACGGCTTCGGCCATGGGAGTTGGCAATCAGGCGGCTTCCACGTCTGCCGGTTTCACGATCTCGACCCAGTCTGCGGCGCAGAACGCCCTTGACGGTATCAAGAATGCCATCGTGTCCAAGGACAAGATTCGCGCGGCTCTGGGTGGTATCCAGAACCGACTGGAAAACACAATCAGCAACCTGCAGATTCAGGCCGAGAACCTGCAGGCCGCCGAATCCCGTATCTCGGATGTGGACGTGTCCCTCGAGATGACCGAATTCGTGCGTAACCAGATCATGTCCCAGTCTGCGGTCGCCATGCTGGCCCAGGCCAACTCGCTGCCGCGGATGGCAATGAGTCTGCTGGGGGGGTAG
- a CDS encoding glycosyltransferase family 39 protein: MNDPREQRFWGCRPEIWAGLLILGTTALRVWFVQSGQLDLVQDEAQYWDWSRTPQLSYFTKGPLIAYIISAGSWLFGDTALGVRAGAIAGSFASQCILYVGIAGLWNRPRLGLLTLVVLNTTIFFMASGILMTTDSPLMVCWWAALFALYEAGRRPERLWPFVVMGVALALGTWGKYMMLAFSGTAILYGLLLLRRMQAGSLFWKRLFVTLLAGSFVGLMPILLWNVGNDFAGFKHVAHLGGMAGKGSGQWLRFDRFPEYFGSQFGLLMPWWFCFCVYGAWGVLTRLFGSHARAAKATEALEYRQVALLAVGFWPVWGFFAVWCFHTKVHPNWSAVSYASGMILAAVIWDRIWRELSGRTWKVWLWPVIGAAFFAVFLVHDRLPIPWRLEGKVPFTETSFALENPALHLKGWSDLGREIDELRRTRFDDPDNVFLFGDHYDVTSALSFFVPGQQRAFCATTGRRLNQYDLWPGPDYPVGAGAIFVRKGFDKGTLPEVPLLFDKIEGMNYQSTHGGRPARRFTIFLCYGYKGEWPPMVSTEY; the protein is encoded by the coding sequence ATGAATGACCCGCGAGAACAGAGGTTCTGGGGATGCCGGCCAGAGATTTGGGCCGGCCTTCTCATTTTGGGCACCACGGCTCTGCGTGTGTGGTTTGTGCAGTCCGGGCAGTTGGATTTGGTCCAGGATGAGGCCCAGTATTGGGACTGGTCGCGTACCCCGCAGCTGTCCTATTTCACCAAGGGCCCGCTGATTGCCTATATCATCAGCGCAGGTTCCTGGTTGTTTGGCGATACGGCGTTGGGAGTTCGCGCCGGGGCCATCGCAGGATCGTTTGCGTCGCAATGCATTTTGTATGTGGGGATTGCAGGTCTCTGGAACAGGCCCCGCCTGGGCCTGTTGACCCTGGTCGTGCTCAACACAACGATTTTCTTCATGGCTTCTGGCATTTTGATGACCACTGACAGTCCGCTTATGGTCTGCTGGTGGGCGGCATTGTTTGCGTTGTATGAGGCTGGACGTCGACCGGAACGCCTGTGGCCGTTCGTGGTCATGGGAGTAGCTCTGGCGCTGGGGACATGGGGCAAGTACATGATGCTGGCCTTTTCCGGGACAGCGATTCTTTACGGGCTGTTGCTCCTGCGTCGTATGCAGGCGGGTAGTTTGTTCTGGAAGCGGCTGTTCGTGACGCTCCTGGCCGGTTCATTTGTGGGGCTTATGCCCATTCTTCTCTGGAACGTGGGCAATGATTTTGCAGGCTTCAAGCATGTTGCGCATCTTGGAGGGATGGCGGGTAAGGGCTCCGGGCAGTGGCTGCGCTTTGATCGTTTTCCCGAATATTTTGGCAGTCAGTTTGGACTGCTGATGCCGTGGTGGTTCTGCTTCTGCGTGTATGGTGCCTGGGGAGTGTTGACGCGTCTGTTCGGAAGCCACGCACGTGCAGCCAAGGCTACTGAAGCCCTGGAGTACAGGCAGGTCGCACTGCTTGCCGTTGGATTCTGGCCGGTCTGGGGCTTTTTCGCGGTCTGGTGTTTTCACACCAAGGTCCATCCCAACTGGTCGGCCGTGAGTTATGCCTCGGGTATGATTCTGGCGGCAGTGATCTGGGATCGAATCTGGCGTGAGCTGTCTGGCCGTACCTGGAAGGTTTGGCTGTGGCCCGTGATCGGCGCTGCTTTTTTTGCCGTATTCCTGGTTCATGATCGTCTGCCGATCCCTTGGCGTCTGGAAGGGAAAGTTCCGTTCACCGAAACGTCGTTTGCGTTGGAGAACCCCGCATTGCATCTCAAGGGCTGGAGTGATCTGGGGCGCGAGATCGACGAACTACGGCGGACCCGGTTTGATGATCCCGACAATGTGTTCCTGTTCGGTGATCACTATGACGTGACCTCGGCCCTGTCGTTTTTCGTGCCCGGACAGCAGCGGGCTTTCTGTGCGACCACGGGGCGCAGGCTCAATCAGTACGACCTGTGGCCCGGGCCGGATTATCCTGTCGGGGCCGGTGCTATTTTTGTACGCAAGGGCTTTGACAAGGGCACGCTTCCCGAGGTCCCTCTGCTCTTTGATAAAATCGAGGGAATGAACTATCAGTCTACCCACGGAGGCCGACCAGCGCGAAGATTCACGATTTTCTTGTGCTACGGGTACAAGGGAGAGTGGCCGCCAATGGTCAGCACGGAGTACTGA
- a CDS encoding phenylpyruvate tautomerase MIF-related protein, whose amino-acid sequence MPYVKVQTNVDLDEAARQELTRKLSTLASELTGKPEQWVMAQVQAGVTLMHGGSFGPAAYVEFKSIGLNEGVCADQSAGICELLTAEIGVPAEHVYIEFKNLERCLFGWNGATF is encoded by the coding sequence ATGCCGTATGTGAAAGTGCAGACCAATGTTGATCTGGATGAGGCAGCACGACAGGAATTGACGCGCAAGCTGTCGACCCTGGCATCGGAGTTGACCGGTAAACCCGAGCAATGGGTCATGGCCCAGGTGCAAGCCGGAGTCACCCTGATGCACGGAGGCTCGTTCGGTCCTGCCGCCTATGTGGAGTTCAAGAGTATTGGTCTGAACGAGGGCGTGTGCGCCGACCAGTCCGCAGGCATCTGCGAATTACTGACCGCTGAAATCGGGGTGCCTGCCGAGCATGTCTATATTGAATTCAAGAATTTGGAGCGGTGTTTGTTTGGCTGGAACGGCGCCACCTTCTAA
- a CDS encoding GAK system XXXCH domain-containing protein — protein MEGSAVLQDHASFDYSEVKKRMKRDFRTIKVALAAGALPDVVVVDRFLVDSALIVRSPGDGDEYYGTYNEAIDSFTKAWKASDLVELRAAHQAITNCVKICHRMYK, from the coding sequence GTGGAAGGCAGTGCGGTCCTTCAGGATCATGCCTCCTTCGACTATTCTGAAGTGAAGAAAAGGATGAAGAGGGATTTCAGAACCATCAAGGTTGCCTTGGCAGCAGGGGCGCTTCCCGACGTAGTCGTGGTGGACCGCTTTTTGGTCGATTCTGCTTTGATCGTGCGTAGTCCCGGCGATGGTGACGAGTATTACGGCACATATAACGAGGCGATAGACTCTTTCACTAAAGCCTGGAAGGCCTCTGATCTGGTCGAGCTTCGCGCGGCCCATCAGGCGATCACGAATTGTGTGAAAATTTGTCACCGCATGTATAAGTAA
- a CDS encoding penicillin-binding protein 1A, whose translation MKKVVIVLAALFGGGAILAAALVGGMYYWASLDLPDFKRITDYNPPLVTTVYARDNRVLGYFYKERRFLVTIDELPNHVSRVFLAAEDSGFYEHEGVDLLAIFRAFVKNLQAGHVVQGGSTITQQVIKSLLLTPERSYKRKIKEGILAYRLERFLTKDEILTIYLNQIFFGARAYGIESAARTYFGVHAKDLSVAQAALLAGLPKAPSKFNPFADPEKAISRQHYVLSRMLDQNWITQEQYDDALAEELVFKSMEDPSWHQGAYYLEEVRRRLIDHYGEDRVYNSGMHVYTGVDLTHQVAAERSVRKGLEASARRRGWTGPNSHLEEEQRETYLTENPFVVEALEPGEWIEVLVSEVEKDQALVRFGEFKGVIKAKDLSWARTPDPSKATEDVPPVKDCALVLKSGDVVWAEVKAVPPSVLNPGTKAPKGGPVWELALRRRPVVQGALVSIDPRSGEVLALVGGYSFAESQFNRATQAERQPGSAFKPIVYSTALDNGFTPSSVMLDAPIVYTDSETDKVWKPENFEGVFFGPTLLRNALCKSRNLVTIRVAQRLGVRKIIERAKALGLEADFPEDLSVSLGSAPVSPLNLAQAYTAFARGGSIVKPRIILKVESAWGDELEINEPEYSDAISPQTAYIIASLMKEVVRDGTGWRARVLKRPVAGKTGTSNDEQDAWFVGYSPYLLSVVYVGFDQLTPMGKYETGSRAASPLWVDYRMAVEAEYPIEDFPQPPGIVMARIDAASGLLAGPKSEKTYFLPFKDGTQPTETAQDGGGSGPNPSTSSKGEDLLKQIY comes from the coding sequence ATGAAAAAAGTAGTTATCGTTCTGGCCGCGCTGTTTGGCGGCGGAGCTATTCTTGCCGCCGCTTTGGTTGGTGGTATGTATTACTGGGCCTCTCTGGACCTGCCTGATTTCAAGCGCATTACGGATTACAATCCACCGCTTGTGACCACGGTCTATGCCCGTGATAATCGGGTCCTGGGTTATTTCTACAAGGAACGCCGCTTTCTGGTGACCATCGACGAATTGCCCAACCACGTCTCTCGTGTTTTTCTGGCAGCAGAGGACTCGGGCTTTTACGAGCATGAGGGCGTGGACCTGTTGGCCATCTTCCGGGCCTTCGTCAAGAACCTTCAGGCAGGGCATGTGGTGCAGGGTGGCTCGACCATTACGCAACAGGTCATCAAATCCCTGCTGCTGACCCCTGAGCGAAGCTACAAGCGCAAGATCAAGGAAGGGATTTTGGCCTATCGCCTTGAGCGGTTCCTGACCAAAGACGAAATCCTGACCATTTATCTGAATCAGATATTCTTCGGGGCACGGGCCTATGGCATTGAGTCCGCAGCCCGGACGTATTTCGGGGTGCACGCCAAGGACCTTTCCGTTGCCCAGGCTGCACTGTTGGCTGGCTTGCCCAAGGCCCCCAGCAAGTTCAATCCCTTTGCCGATCCCGAGAAGGCAATTTCTCGGCAGCATTATGTGCTTTCGCGGATGCTGGATCAGAATTGGATCACTCAGGAGCAATACGACGATGCCCTGGCCGAGGAACTGGTCTTCAAGAGCATGGAAGACCCGTCCTGGCACCAAGGGGCCTACTATCTCGAGGAAGTTCGCCGGAGACTCATCGATCATTACGGCGAGGATCGGGTCTATAATTCGGGCATGCATGTGTACACCGGTGTCGACTTGACGCATCAGGTGGCTGCCGAACGTTCTGTGCGCAAAGGTCTTGAGGCCTCTGCCCGCAGGCGTGGCTGGACCGGCCCCAACAGCCATCTGGAAGAGGAGCAGCGCGAGACCTACCTTACGGAAAATCCTTTTGTGGTCGAGGCGCTGGAGCCTGGCGAATGGATTGAGGTTCTTGTGTCCGAGGTGGAGAAGGATCAGGCTCTGGTTCGTTTTGGCGAGTTCAAGGGAGTGATTAAGGCCAAGGACCTGTCCTGGGCACGGACTCCCGATCCATCCAAAGCGACCGAGGACGTACCGCCGGTCAAGGACTGCGCACTTGTGCTCAAATCTGGCGATGTGGTCTGGGCTGAGGTCAAGGCAGTGCCTCCTTCGGTTCTCAACCCCGGGACAAAGGCGCCCAAGGGTGGCCCGGTGTGGGAGCTGGCACTCAGGCGCAGACCCGTGGTTCAGGGTGCGTTGGTCTCCATCGATCCGCGTAGCGGTGAAGTTTTGGCACTGGTGGGGGGCTATTCCTTTGCGGAAAGTCAGTTCAACAGGGCGACACAAGCCGAGCGTCAACCCGGCTCGGCCTTCAAACCCATTGTCTATTCCACTGCATTGGACAATGGCTTTACCCCATCCAGTGTGATGCTTGATGCGCCCATTGTCTATACTGATTCCGAGACTGACAAGGTCTGGAAACCCGAGAATTTCGAGGGCGTGTTCTTTGGCCCGACTTTGCTTCGCAACGCCTTGTGCAAATCCCGTAACCTGGTCACCATCCGCGTGGCTCAACGGCTTGGTGTGCGCAAGATCATCGAGCGTGCAAAGGCCCTGGGACTTGAGGCTGACTTCCCCGAGGATCTTTCCGTGAGTTTGGGTTCCGCCCCGGTTTCGCCTTTGAATCTGGCGCAGGCGTACACCGCCTTTGCCCGTGGTGGGTCCATCGTCAAGCCCCGGATTATCTTGAAGGTAGAAAGCGCTTGGGGCGATGAGTTGGAAATAAACGAGCCTGAGTATTCCGATGCCATCAGCCCCCAGACGGCCTACATCATTGCCTCGCTGATGAAAGAGGTTGTGCGTGATGGTACGGGCTGGCGCGCCAGGGTGCTCAAACGCCCTGTTGCTGGCAAGACCGGAACCTCCAATGATGAACAGGATGCCTGGTTCGTGGGGTACAGCCCGTACCTGTTGTCTGTTGTGTATGTGGGCTTTGATCAGCTGACACCCATGGGCAAGTACGAGACCGGTTCGCGAGCGGCGTCGCCTCTGTGGGTGGATTATCGCATGGCCGTGGAGGCCGAATATCCAATCGAGGACTTTCCGCAGCCTCCGGGCATTGTCATGGCTCGTATTGACGCGGCCTCGGGCCTTCTTGCCGGTCCGAAATCCGAGAAGACCTACTTCCTGCCCTTCAAGGACGGAACCCAGCCTACCGAAACGGCTCAGGATGGCGGCGGTAGTGGACCGAATCCATCGACGTCGAGCAAGGGTGAGGATCTGCTGAAGCAGATTTATTAA
- a CDS encoding GAK system CofD-like protein: MVRIRISKDVHLPDPLRLERMARSPELGPKVLFFSGGTALRELSREMLRWSHNTIHIITPFDSGGSSAKLRKAFRMPAVGDIRNRLMALADRSLLGNEEIFRLFAHRLPKEASSGELQDELERMTKGNHRLVSCIPDPMRKIIRHHLQSFQDSMPSDFDLTGASIGNLVLAAGYLEHQRRMDPVIYIFSKLVQARGTVRPVVNKDMHLMAELDNGEVIIGQHLITGKETGPIHETIRSLRLTQTLEGRTVVDVPIRNKMKELIAEAELICYPIGSFYSSVVANLLPSGVGSAIAANSCSKVFVPNLGMDPEAKGLSVTDQIGILLGYLRRDAPNEIADAEILNFVLLDIKNGKYPGPIDQKLIRSWGLEIIDCSLVTEASSPYLDGAKLAEVLLSLT; the protein is encoded by the coding sequence GTGGTCCGAATCCGTATCAGCAAGGACGTCCATTTACCGGATCCGTTGCGTCTGGAGCGAATGGCAAGGAGCCCTGAGCTTGGTCCCAAGGTGTTGTTCTTTTCTGGAGGAACGGCCTTGCGCGAGCTTTCCCGGGAGATGCTGCGCTGGTCTCATAATACCATTCACATCATTACTCCCTTTGATTCCGGCGGCAGTTCCGCCAAGCTGCGCAAGGCGTTCAGAATGCCCGCCGTAGGGGATATCCGCAATCGGCTGATGGCCCTTGCGGACAGGAGCCTGCTCGGCAATGAGGAGATCTTCAGGCTGTTTGCGCATCGCCTTCCCAAGGAGGCCAGTTCTGGAGAACTGCAAGATGAGTTGGAGCGTATGACCAAGGGGAACCATAGGTTGGTTTCCTGTATTCCCGACCCAATGCGCAAGATTATTCGCCACCATCTGCAGAGTTTCCAGGACTCAATGCCATCGGATTTCGATCTTACCGGGGCAAGTATCGGGAATTTGGTACTCGCCGCGGGATATCTGGAACACCAACGGCGTATGGACCCGGTGATCTATATTTTCTCAAAGTTGGTTCAGGCGCGCGGAACGGTGCGCCCCGTCGTCAACAAGGACATGCATCTGATGGCGGAGCTGGACAACGGCGAGGTCATTATTGGCCAGCATCTGATTACGGGAAAGGAAACTGGACCCATCCATGAAACAATCCGGAGTTTGCGGCTGACCCAGACTCTGGAGGGTCGCACGGTTGTGGATGTTCCTATCCGCAATAAGATGAAGGAACTCATCGCAGAAGCGGAATTGATTTGCTATCCCATTGGCAGCTTCTATTCCAGTGTGGTGGCCAATCTGTTGCCTTCAGGCGTGGGGAGCGCCATTGCTGCCAACTCCTGCTCCAAGGTCTTTGTACCCAACCTGGGAATGGACCCCGAGGCCAAGGGCTTGTCGGTAACGGATCAGATCGGCATTTTGCTGGGGTATCTACGCCGGGATGCCCCGAATGAGATTGCGGATGCTGAAATTCTCAATTTTGTGTTGCTGGATATCAAGAACGGGAAGTACCCCGGCCCCATCGATCAAAAATTGATCAGAAGTTGGGGCTTGGAGATCATTGATTGTTCCCTGGTCACGGAGGCCAGCAGCCCGTATCTTGATGGTGCGAAGCTGGCTGAAGTGTTGCTGTCGCTCACCTGA
- a CDS encoding YkgJ family cysteine cluster protein has translation MSDPHVCARCAQKGPTCCQLDPGNEEFCFPLSEMERDRILKELAGDEGAFAQQANTDGFVENLHKLFPGEQQAVDKLFPGTKFHIRLAVDEQGRCRLLGPEGCRLPREARPYYCRLFPFWFAGGKLNVFAASRCLLQREARTRLRMLALVGESDKRLKELYGRLRLAWGLAPRKGLPGIDKCHRKKS, from the coding sequence ATGTCCGATCCGCACGTCTGCGCCAGATGCGCCCAAAAAGGGCCGACCTGCTGTCAGCTGGACCCCGGAAACGAGGAGTTCTGCTTTCCCTTGTCGGAGATGGAGCGGGATCGGATTCTCAAGGAGTTGGCCGGTGATGAGGGCGCTTTTGCCCAGCAGGCCAACACGGATGGTTTTGTGGAAAATCTGCATAAGCTGTTCCCCGGTGAGCAGCAGGCAGTGGACAAGCTGTTTCCAGGAACGAAATTTCACATCCGGCTCGCTGTTGACGAACAGGGGCGCTGCCGGTTGCTGGGGCCCGAGGGCTGCCGGCTGCCTCGTGAGGCACGGCCATATTATTGTCGTCTGTTTCCTTTCTGGTTTGCAGGGGGGAAATTGAACGTGTTCGCTGCCTCCCGCTGTCTGTTGCAGCGCGAAGCACGAACCCGGTTACGAATGCTGGCTCTCGTGGGAGAGTCCGATAAACGATTGAAAGAACTCTACGGCAGGCTCAGACTGGCCTGGGGCCTGGCCCCACGCAAAGGGCTGCCTGGAATAGACAAGTGTCATCGGAAAAAATCATGA
- a CDS encoding amphi-Trp domain-containing protein produces the protein MGKDKISLKAVQGRAQAAEYLEEFAKSLRAGKILIEQDEDSLMLCPPDVVDLEVQAKSKKGSQKFSLEVVWSTDQEQQAIRILPVDDDAMPVKSESTIPAKKTTSKPSGKTKN, from the coding sequence ATGGGCAAGGACAAGATTTCCCTGAAGGCCGTTCAAGGCCGTGCTCAGGCTGCTGAATACCTGGAGGAATTTGCCAAAAGCCTGCGTGCTGGCAAGATCCTGATTGAGCAGGATGAGGACTCGCTGATGCTCTGCCCTCCTGATGTTGTCGACCTGGAAGTTCAGGCCAAGTCCAAAAAGGGCAGTCAAAAGTTTTCCCTTGAGGTGGTCTGGAGTACGGATCAGGAACAGCAGGCCATTCGGATTTTGCCGGTGGACGACGATGCCATGCCGGTCAAGTCAGAATCCACTATACCCGCCAAGAAGACCACCTCAAAGCCATCCGGTAAAACCAAGAATTAG
- a CDS encoding cupin domain-containing protein: MKTRYDDISPYITKDGSIIRELMHPSQHPVCGQSLAEAIVPPHATTMAHVHHRTEELYHVTAGRGRMVLGAESFDVSQGDTVLIAPGTEHHIRNTGKQDLRVLCCCSPAYTHDDTELCGPKDQEQAVDR, from the coding sequence ATGAAAACAAGATACGATGACATATCCCCCTACATCACCAAGGATGGCTCCATTATTCGCGAACTGATGCACCCAAGTCAGCATCCTGTCTGCGGGCAAAGCCTGGCTGAGGCCATCGTGCCGCCGCATGCCACCACAATGGCCCATGTGCACCACAGGACGGAGGAACTCTATCATGTCACGGCCGGACGGGGCCGCATGGTGCTTGGTGCTGAGAGTTTTGACGTGTCGCAGGGAGATACGGTGCTTATAGCACCGGGCACGGAACATCACATCAGGAACACAGGGAAACAGGACCTGCGTGTATTGTGCTGCTGTTCCCCTGCCTATACCCATGATGATACCGAACTCTGTGGACCGAAAGACCAGGAGCAGGCTGTTGATCGTTGA
- a CDS encoding (Fe-S)-binding protein — protein MSRRKNTSVMPAPPSTVFALDERLEHMRQNCIECGVCVRECAFLRRYGTPWRIAGEWNSPRTERERLPFSCSLCGLCTTVCPLDLDPKALFLDMRRSAVREGLGHFPEHNRLVDYETRGTSSRYTWYGLPDGCDTVFFPGCTFPGTRPAVTRKLFTFLMSKVPNLGVVMDCCTKPSHDLGREQAFDERFSEMRDWLVKRGIRRVLVNCPNCYGVFEKNGGQIRPETVYEYLAANGVPENANLSGAVSVHDPCPLRDHPEAHKSVRTLLDRMGLEVKEMKHHGMNTVCCGEGGNVAPVDRQLATQWGNIRREESRGRTVVTYCAGCTAYLSSYVPAVHVLDLAFFPKQAAAGQAKISAAPLTYLNRLRLKAWFKRTIKAAHERVRPEKPSQS, from the coding sequence ATGAGCCGCAGGAAAAACACCTCGGTTATGCCCGCGCCGCCGTCCACGGTCTTTGCCCTGGACGAGCGGCTCGAGCATATGCGCCAGAACTGCATTGAATGCGGCGTCTGCGTGCGTGAGTGTGCCTTCCTGCGACGCTACGGCACTCCCTGGCGCATCGCCGGGGAATGGAACAGCCCGCGCACTGAACGTGAGCGTCTGCCCTTCTCCTGCAGCCTTTGTGGCCTCTGCACCACGGTCTGCCCTCTGGACCTCGACCCCAAAGCACTGTTTCTGGACATGCGCCGATCGGCTGTGCGCGAAGGTCTTGGTCATTTCCCCGAGCACAACCGACTGGTGGACTACGAGACGCGCGGGACTTCCTCGCGCTACACTTGGTACGGCTTGCCCGATGGCTGCGACACGGTGTTCTTTCCAGGCTGCACCTTCCCGGGCACGCGCCCTGCGGTCACGCGCAAACTCTTCACCTTCCTGATGAGCAAGGTCCCCAACCTCGGCGTTGTCATGGACTGCTGCACCAAGCCGTCTCACGACCTTGGGCGCGAACAGGCCTTTGACGAACGCTTCTCTGAAATGCGCGATTGGCTGGTGAAGCGAGGAATACGCAGGGTGCTGGTCAACTGCCCCAACTGCTACGGGGTTTTTGAAAAAAATGGGGGCCAAATTCGCCCCGAGACCGTTTATGAATATCTAGCGGCCAACGGTGTCCCCGAAAATGCAAACCTCTCGGGCGCTGTATCGGTCCATGACCCCTGCCCCCTACGTGACCACCCCGAGGCGCACAAGTCAGTCCGCACCTTGCTGGACCGCATGGGTCTTGAAGTGAAGGAGATGAAGCACCACGGCATGAACACCGTGTGCTGTGGTGAAGGCGGTAATGTCGCCCCGGTGGACCGCCAGTTGGCAACGCAATGGGGCAATATCCGACGCGAGGAATCTCGGGGGAGGACGGTGGTCACCTACTGCGCTGGTTGCACGGCGTATCTCTCAAGCTATGTACCCGCGGTCCACGTCCTCGATCTGGCCTTCTTCCCCAAACAAGCCGCTGCCGGGCAGGCCAAGATATCCGCCGCTCCCTTGACCTACCTCAATCGCCTGCGCTTGAAAGCCTGGTTCAAACGCACAATCAAGGCCGCACACGAACGTGTACGGCCCGAAAAGCCATCACAGTCATAA